In the genome of Streptomyces fagopyri, the window CGCGGCGAGTGCCGCCCCCGTCGCGCCACGACGCACGGAACCACGCACGGAAAGCATCAGGATCCCCCCAGGGAACATATGAACGATCTACAGATTTGGTGCGAGCGTAGCCCAGGGGGGTGCGTGTGGTCTTGCCAATTCTTTTGGCTTTCTTGAATCCCCGTTGCCTCAGCCGGCCGCGCCCCGCGTCTTCAGCAGGTCCTTGAAGTCGGCCGTGTCGCTCGCCGGCGGCGCCTGGCTGGAGACCTTCACCCCGTAGTCGCTGTAGTACGTGGTCGAGGACATCCTGCCGGTCGAGAGGTCGCCCTTGGAGACGGCCTTGACGAGCAGGTCGTCGCCGTCGACCCAGATGTCGACGTCCTCCGTCGTGAGGCCGGCCTGCGTGAACTGCTTCTTCAGGTCGGCGAGTTGGCCCGCGGAGAGGTGAGAGCTCCTGGCGGCGAGGTCCGAGGCGTCCACCGTGCCCGCGTAGTGCGTGGTCTGCTTGCCGCGGACCTTCTCCTCACCGACCTTCTTCACGTCACCGGAGGCCAGCAGGAGCTTCACCGACTGGTTCGGCGAGTTGTTCTGCATCTGGTCCTTCAGGAACGCTCCGGAGCCGCCCCCGAGCTGCGCCAGGTCGTCGTACGCGTACCTGATCCAGTGCTTGCCGCCGGCCTGCCGGGCGAAGGTCTCGCCCATCTTCGCGTAGTAGGCGTCGGACAGATAGCGGGCCTGCATGGACGTCGCGCCCACCTTGCGCATGGTCTCGGCCATCGTGCCGCCGGTGTAGGTGATCGTCATATTGCCGGTGAGGCCGTCGCTCCAGCCCATGACGCCGGCGGACTTCATGGACATCAGGGTGCCCATGGTCGTCGTCGACTCGATCCTGGCCGAGTCCGCGCCGTCGGTGGACTTCTCGGCGGACTGCAACGCCGCTACGGGGCTGAGACGGGTCGGGCTCTTGTGAGCGGCCTTGTCGTCCTTGCCGGATCCCCCCGACGAGCCCGGCGAGCAGGCGGCCACTGTCGTCAGCGCGCTCACCAGAGCGATCGCGAGGGTCACACGGCGCACGGTCGTGCTCTTCATCTGTCCCCACCCCTATGCGAATCCTGAGAGCTGCACGCTAGCGCAGCCCACTGACACCCGTATCGGAATATGTGTCCAGGAATGAGGACGGGCCCCGCACCTCGAAAGGTTGCGGGGCCCGTACCAAGAACGCGTACGCGACGCGGTCACCGGGGTGAGCGGAGGGCTCAGACGGCGGCCGGGTCCTCCTCGACGAGGAGGTTGCGGGTGCGGTTGGGGTCGACGGGGACGCCGGGGCCGACCGAAGAGCTGACGGCGGCCTTCTTGATGTAGCGACCCTTGGCGGCCGACGGCTTCAGACGGAGGATCTCGTCGAGGGCCGCACCGTAGTTCTCCACCAGCTGGGTGTCGTCGAAGGACACCTTGCCGATGATGAAGTGCAGGTTCGAGTGCTTGTCGACGCGGAACTCGATCTTGCCACCCTTGATCTCGGTGACAGCCTTGGCGACGTCCGGGGTCACGGTGCCGGTCTTGGGGTTCGGCATGAGACCACGGGGACCGAGCACGCGGCCGAGGCGGCCGACCTTGCCCATGAGGTCCGGGGTGGCGACGACGGCGTCGAAGTCCAGACGGCCCTTCGCGACCTCGTCGATCAGTTCGTCGGAGCCGACGATGTCGGCGCCCGCGGCCTCCGCGGCCGCAGCACGGTCACCGGTCGCGAAGACCAGGACCCGGGCAGTCTTGCCGGTGCCGTGCGGCAGGTTCACGGTGCCACGGACCATCTGGTCGGCCTTGCGCGGGTCGACACCCAGGCGGAAGGCGACCTCGACGGTGCCGTCGTACTTGCTCGTGGAGGTCTCCTTGGCGAGACGGACGGCCTCGAGCGGGGCGTAGAGCTTCTCCCGGTCGATCTTGGCGTCCGCAGCGCGGAGAGACTTGCTGCGCTTGCTCACTACTGCTCCTGATGTGTTCTGAGGAGTCGTGGTACGGGCCGAGCAGGCCCTGCCACGGTCGTTCTCGATGTGCGGCTCGCGCCGCGCGGCCTACGAAGGTGGGCGTCAGCCCTCGACCGTGATGCCCATGGAACGGGCGGTGCCGGCGATGATCTTCGACGCGGCGTCCAGGTCGTTCGCGTTCAGGTCGGGAAGCTTGGTCGTGGCGATCTCACGGACCTGCGCCTGGGTGATCTTGGCGACCTTGGTCTTGTGCGGCTCGCCCGAGCCCTTCTCGACACCGGCGGCCTTGAGGATCATCTTGGCGGCCGGCGGAGTCTTGGTGATGAAGGTGAAGGAACGGTCTTCGTAGACCGTGATCTCCACCGGGATCACCCAGCCACGCTGCGACTCGGTCGCGGCGTTGTAGGCCTTGCAGAACTCCATGATGTTGACGCCGTGCTGACCGAGCGCGGGGCCGACCGGCGGGGCCGGGTTCGCCGCACCGGCGTTGATCTGGAGCTTGATGAGCCCCGTGACCTTCTTCTTCTTGGGAGGCATGTGCTCTCTCCGGGTCCTAGTGAGAGTTTTCAGCTTCCGTCCGGTTCATCCGGATGGAGGCATACCGCACAACGATAACGGGTATCCATGCGGGGCCAAAAACCGAGCAGGTCAGACGGGCTGCGTGAGCCCGTCTGACCTGTTCGGAAGACGTACGTCCAGAAGCCGCTAGTTCTTCTGGATCTGGTCGAAGGAAAGCTCGACCGGGGTCTCGCGGCCGAAGATCTCGACGAGGCCCTTGACCTTCTTCGAGTCGGCGTTGATCTCGTTGATGGTCGCCTGCAGCGTGGCGAACGGACCGTCGGTGACGGTGACCGAGTCGCCGACCTCGAAGTCCAGCACCTGGACCTCGAGCTTGCGCTGCGGAGCGGGCTTGCCCTCGGCCTCGGCGGCCTCACGCGCGGCCTTCTCCTCGGCCTCCGGAGCGAGCATCTTGACGATCTCGTCCAGGGTCAGCGGGTACGGGTCGTAGGCGTTGCCCACGAAGCCGGTCACGCCTGGAGTGTTGCGGACGACGCCCCAGGACTCGTTCGTCAGATCCATGCGCACCAGCACGTAGCCGGGGAGCTTGTTCTGGCGAACGGTCTTGCGCTCGCCGTTCTTGATCTGCGCGACCTCTTCCTGCGGCACCTCGGCCTGGAAGATGAAGTCCTCGACGTTCAGCGAGACGGCACGCTGTTCGAGGTTGGTCTTCACGCGGTTCTCGTAACCGGCGTAGGTGTGGATGACGTACCACTCGCCGGGGAGGGTGCGGAGCTCCTCACGGAGGGCCTGCACGGGGTCGACGGGCTCGGCCGGCTCGGCCTCCGCCTCATCGGCGTCCTCGTCCTCGGCGAGAGCGTCCTCGGGGACGTCCTCGTCCTCGACGTCCTCACCGGACTCGTCCTCGACGTGCAGGGCCGTTTCCTCGGCGGGCTCGCCGGCGGCGGCATCGGCAGCCTCGAACTCGTCCACGACGTCCGCTCCCTCGACGATGTCGAGCTCGTCGTCAACGGACTCGACCGACTCGCTGGCGTCGTTCAGGTTCGGGTCAGACACGGTGGCTGCTTCTTCCTGGATACATGGGGGTGGAACGCGCGAAAGGGGCGCCGGTGACGGCGCCCTTCGCTCTCGGCTCAGCCGAAGACGTACTTGGCGGCGTGGTTGAGCCCGTAGTCAATCACGGTCACCAGGCCGATCATGATGACGACGAAAACGATCACCACTGTGGTGTACGTCGTCAGCTGATTGCGAGTCGGCCAGACGACCTTGCGGAGCTCCGCGACGATCTGGCGATAGAAGGTGGCGAGGCGCTTCAGCGGGCCCTTCTTGGCACGCTTACCACCCTTGCGAGCCTTCTTCTTGGACTCAGGCGCCTCGGCATCAGGCATGTCGATGGAGCCCACGGCGTCCGTCACTCGTCCTCACCTGATTCCGGGTCGTGGCCGCGTCGCGCCCGGTTGAGCCGCACGGCGGTGCATTGCAGTACGTACATGCGTGCACACATCCTGGCGAAGGAGTGTGTAGCAGGGCCGGAGGGACTTGAACCCCCAACCGCTGGTTTTGGAGACCAGTGCTCTACCAATTGAGCTACGACCCTTTGGTTTTCCCCCAACGTACCGCATCCGACCGAGTGCTCGCTGTGCGCACGGTGGGTGCGGGCCGTGAAGGCCAACGAGGTGAGAGTGTACGTGGTCCGGGGCCGGTCGTCGAACAGAAAGTGTCCGTACGGGCTTTGTCCGTCGGAGATCGACTGCCGGGCCGCGCGCGTCCGGACTGGTGTTCCCACGCTGTTCAGTCTGTGAAACCCGCGTGCCGGGGGCGTTTCCGGTCTGAAACGATGGGCCCCATGAGCGCTGCAACCCCTCCCACCGAGCGCCGGGTCTCCGCCCGAGTCGGCGCGATCTCCGAGTCCGCCACTCTCGCCGTGGACGCCAAGGCCAAGGCCCTCAAGGCCGCCGGGCGGCCGGTGATCGGCTTCGGCGCCGGTGAGCCCGACTTCCCGACCCCGGACTACATCGTCCAGGCCGCCATCGAGGCCTGCTCCAACCCGAAGTACCACCGCTACACGCCGGCCGGCGGCCTCCCCGAGCTGAAGGCCGCCATCGCCGCCAAGACCCTGCGCGACTCCGGCTACGAGGTGGAGGCCGCCCAGGTCCTGGTGACCAACGGCGGCAAGCAGGCCATCTACGAGGCCTTCGCCGCCATCCTCGACCCGGGCGACGAGGTCATCGTCCCGGCTCCCTACTGGACGACCTACCCGGAGTCCATCCGTCTCGCCGGCGGTGTCCCGGTCGAGGTGGTCGCCGACGAGACCACCGGCTACCGCGTGTCGGTCGAGCAGCTGGAGGCCGCCCGCACCGAGCACACCAAGGTGCTGCTCTTCGTGTCCCCGTCCAACCCGACGGGCGCGGTCTACACCCGCGAGCAGATCGAGGAGATCGGCCGCTGGGCCGCCGGCAAGGGCCTCTGGGTCCTGACCGACGAGATCTACGAGCACCTGGTCTACGGCGACGCCGAGTTCCACTCCCTGCCCGTGGTGGTGCCCGAGCTCGCCGACAAGTGCATCGTCGTCAACGGCGTGGCGAAGACGTACGCCATGACCGGCTGGCGCGTGGGCTGGGTCATCGGC includes:
- the rplK gene encoding 50S ribosomal protein L11 produces the protein MPPKKKKVTGLIKLQINAGAANPAPPVGPALGQHGVNIMEFCKAYNAATESQRGWVIPVEITVYEDRSFTFITKTPPAAKMILKAAGVEKGSGEPHKTKVAKITQAQVREIATTKLPDLNANDLDAASKIIAGTARSMGITVEG
- a CDS encoding LolA-like protein, which gives rise to MKSTTVRRVTLAIALVSALTTVAACSPGSSGGSGKDDKAAHKSPTRLSPVAALQSAEKSTDGADSARIESTTTMGTLMSMKSAGVMGWSDGLTGNMTITYTGGTMAETMRKVGATSMQARYLSDAYYAKMGETFARQAGGKHWIRYAYDDLAQLGGGSGAFLKDQMQNNSPNQSVKLLLASGDVKKVGEEKVRGKQTTHYAGTVDASDLAARSSHLSAGQLADLKKQFTQAGLTTEDVDIWVDGDDLLVKAVSKGDLSTGRMSSTTYYSDYGVKVSSQAPPASDTADFKDLLKTRGAAG
- the secE gene encoding preprotein translocase subunit SecE, giving the protein MTDAVGSIDMPDAEAPESKKKARKGGKRAKKGPLKRLATFYRQIVAELRKVVWPTRNQLTTYTTVVIVFVVIMIGLVTVIDYGLNHAAKYVFG
- the nusG gene encoding transcription termination/antitermination protein NusG, coding for MSDPNLNDASESVESVDDELDIVEGADVVDEFEAADAAAGEPAEETALHVEDESGEDVEDEDVPEDALAEDEDADEAEAEPAEPVDPVQALREELRTLPGEWYVIHTYAGYENRVKTNLEQRAVSLNVEDFIFQAEVPQEEVAQIKNGERKTVRQNKLPGYVLVRMDLTNESWGVVRNTPGVTGFVGNAYDPYPLTLDEIVKMLAPEAEEKAAREAAEAEGKPAPQRKLEVQVLDFEVGDSVTVTDGPFATLQATINEINADSKKVKGLVEIFGRETPVELSFDQIQKN
- the rplA gene encoding 50S ribosomal protein L1; protein product: MSKRSKSLRAADAKIDREKLYAPLEAVRLAKETSTSKYDGTVEVAFRLGVDPRKADQMVRGTVNLPHGTGKTARVLVFATGDRAAAAEAAGADIVGSDELIDEVAKGRLDFDAVVATPDLMGKVGRLGRVLGPRGLMPNPKTGTVTPDVAKAVTEIKGGKIEFRVDKHSNLHFIIGKVSFDDTQLVENYGAALDEILRLKPSAAKGRYIKKAAVSSSVGPGVPVDPNRTRNLLVEEDPAAV
- a CDS encoding pyridoxal phosphate-dependent aminotransferase translates to MSAATPPTERRVSARVGAISESATLAVDAKAKALKAAGRPVIGFGAGEPDFPTPDYIVQAAIEACSNPKYHRYTPAGGLPELKAAIAAKTLRDSGYEVEAAQVLVTNGGKQAIYEAFAAILDPGDEVIVPAPYWTTYPESIRLAGGVPVEVVADETTGYRVSVEQLEAARTEHTKVLLFVSPSNPTGAVYTREQIEEIGRWAAGKGLWVLTDEIYEHLVYGDAEFHSLPVVVPELADKCIVVNGVAKTYAMTGWRVGWVIGPKDVIKAATNLQSHATSNVSNVAQVAALAAVSGDLTAVAEMREAFDRRRKTIVRMLNEIEGVLCPEPEGAFYAYPSVKAVLGKEIRGRRPRDTVELAALILEEAEVAVVPGEAFGTPGYLRLSYALGDEDLVEGVSRIQKLLAEAQD